The following DNA comes from Candidatus Acidiferrales bacterium.
CGACTCGCTCGACAAGGTGGTATTCTCCACGACATTGAAACAGGATGAAGGAAAGAATACGAGAATCGTGCGTGCCAACCTTGCGGAAGAAGTGCTCGCGCTGAAGCAGCAGCCTGGAAAAGACATTTGCATAGGCAGTTTGAGCATTGCGTCCCAGCTTTCGGAGCGCGGTTTGATCGACGAGTATCGTTTCGTGGTTCACCCGGTTGTTGCCGGAAAGGGACCGCGGTTATTCGAAACCGTGAAGCTGCAGGAAAAGCTTCATCTGGACCTCATTGGTTCGGAAACCTTTCGATCCGGCGTCGTTGCCCTTCACTACAGAAAGCATACGTGAGTTGAAACGCCAGCTCTCACTTAACAATTGTTTCGTGGGTGCCAACGGCGA
Coding sequences within:
- a CDS encoding dihydrofolate reductase family protein, giving the protein MRKVVFAINMTADGYCGHTDMNPDDEVLKYFTNLLRNAGILLFGRNTYQLMVPYWPDIARNPSESEADKEFARVFDSLDKVVFSTTLKQDEGKNTRIVRANLAEEVLALKQQPGKDICIGSLSIASQLSERGLIDEYRFVVHPVVAGKGPRLFETVKLQEKLHLDLIGSETFRSGVVALHYRKHT